One Halomonas sp. THAF5a genomic region harbors:
- a CDS encoding nicotinate phosphoribosyltransferase translates to MNEPTPLTVEEDELALLTDLYQLTMTQAYWQEAMEGVATFSLFFRRLPPERRFMLACGQQHAAARLARLRFGDTALSRLADTGLFAAGFLDWLANWRFEGDIWTLPEGTPVFANEPLLEVEAPIAQAQLLESLAMNLVQLETVLASKAVRVVMAARGRPVVDFGLRRMHGIDAAVRGVRAYRTAGLAGTSNVLGGLRHGLALNGTMAHSYVLAHDSEREAFRAFARHYPGTTLLVDTHDTLEGVQKVIALLGEEPALAVKAIRLDSGDLGELARGARRLLDAAGHDEVQIVASSGLDEAQIDTLLEEGAPIDAFGVGTRMGVSADAPVIDLSYKLVAYAGEPRVKHSPGKINLPCPKQVYRRRDDRGRYLGDVIALRDEPVAAGEPLLRPLVKAGRLVEAEMARAEAARERVADALPRFPADVRRLAAGASDYPVTLSPGLERWQSRA, encoded by the coding sequence ATGAACGAGCCGACGCCGCTGACGGTCGAGGAGGACGAGCTTGCCCTGCTCACCGACCTCTACCAGCTGACCATGACCCAGGCCTACTGGCAGGAGGCCATGGAGGGCGTGGCCACCTTCAGCCTCTTCTTCCGCCGGCTGCCGCCGGAGCGGCGCTTCATGCTCGCCTGCGGGCAGCAGCACGCCGCCGCGCGGCTCGCCCGGCTGCGCTTCGGCGATACCGCCCTTTCGCGCCTGGCCGATACCGGGCTGTTCGCGGCCGGCTTTCTCGACTGGCTGGCCAACTGGCGCTTCGAGGGGGACATCTGGACCCTGCCCGAGGGCACGCCGGTGTTCGCCAATGAGCCGCTGCTGGAGGTGGAGGCCCCCATCGCCCAGGCCCAGCTCCTCGAGAGCCTGGCGATGAACCTGGTGCAGCTGGAGACGGTGCTGGCCTCCAAGGCAGTGCGCGTGGTGATGGCGGCGCGGGGCCGGCCGGTGGTGGACTTCGGCCTGCGCCGCATGCACGGCATCGACGCCGCGGTGCGCGGGGTCCGCGCCTACCGCACCGCCGGGCTCGCCGGCACCAGCAACGTGCTCGGCGGCCTGCGCCACGGCCTGGCGCTCAACGGCACCATGGCCCACAGCTACGTGCTGGCCCACGACAGCGAGCGGGAGGCCTTTCGCGCCTTCGCCCGCCACTACCCCGGCACCACCCTGCTGGTCGACACCCACGACACCCTGGAAGGGGTGCAGAAGGTGATCGCGCTGCTCGGCGAGGAGCCGGCCCTCGCGGTGAAGGCCATCCGGCTCGACTCCGGCGACCTGGGTGAGCTCGCCCGGGGCGCGCGACGGCTGCTCGATGCCGCCGGCCATGACGAGGTGCAGATCGTCGCCAGCAGTGGCCTCGATGAGGCCCAGATCGACACCTTGCTCGAGGAGGGCGCGCCCATCGACGCCTTCGGCGTGGGCACCCGGATGGGGGTCTCCGCGGACGCCCCGGTGATCGACCTCTCCTACAAGCTGGTCGCCTACGCCGGCGAGCCGCGCGTCAAGCACTCGCCGGGCAAGATCAACCTGCCCTGCCCCAAGCAGGTCTATCGCCGCCGGGACGACCGGGGCCGCTACCTCGGCGACGTCATCGCCCTGCGCGACGAGCCGGTCGCGGCCGGCGAGCCGCTGCTGCGCCCGCTGGTCAAGGCCGGCCGGCTGGTCGAGGCCGAGATGGCCCGCGCCGAGGCGGCCCGGGAGCGGGTCGCCGACGCCCTGCCCCGCTTCCCCGCCGACGTCAGGCGCCTCGCGGCGGGCGCGAGCGACTACCCGGTCACCCTGAGCCCGGGGCTCGAGCGCTGGCAGTCGCGCGCCTGA
- a CDS encoding SDR family oxidoreductase: MSEIQGKVVIITGASSGLGEATAHRLARAGAKLVLGARREERLKELRDAIVEQGGEAVYRVTDVTDRDQVEALAEAAKEAYGRIDVLVNNAGLMPLSPLDQLKVDEWEQMVDVNIKGVLYGIAAVLPTMREQHAGHIINLSSVAGHVVFPSAAVYSATKYAVKALSEGIRQEGGEEIRSTNISPGAVATELTSTISDEETAKGVNELYEMAIDADAIARAIVYAIEQPADVDVNELIIRPTKQPL; this comes from the coding sequence ATGTCCGAGATTCAAGGCAAGGTCGTGATCATTACCGGGGCCAGCAGCGGCCTCGGCGAAGCCACTGCGCATCGCCTGGCCAGGGCCGGCGCCAAGCTGGTGCTGGGCGCCCGCCGCGAGGAGCGCCTGAAAGAACTGCGCGATGCCATCGTCGAGCAGGGTGGCGAGGCGGTCTACCGCGTCACCGACGTCACCGACCGCGACCAGGTCGAGGCCCTGGCCGAGGCGGCGAAGGAGGCCTACGGCCGCATCGATGTGCTGGTCAACAACGCCGGCCTGATGCCGCTATCGCCCCTCGACCAGCTCAAGGTCGACGAGTGGGAGCAGATGGTCGACGTCAACATCAAGGGCGTGCTCTACGGCATCGCCGCGGTGCTGCCGACCATGCGCGAGCAGCACGCCGGCCATATCATCAACCTCTCCTCGGTGGCGGGCCACGTGGTCTTCCCCTCCGCGGCCGTCTACAGCGCCACCAAGTACGCGGTCAAGGCGCTCAGCGAGGGCATCCGTCAGGAGGGCGGCGAGGAGATCCGCTCCACCAACATCTCGCCGGGGGCGGTGGCCACCGAGCTCACCTCCACGATCAGCGACGAGGAGACCGCCAAGGGCGTCAACGAGCTCTACGAGATGGCCATCGATGCCGATGCCATCGCCCGGGCGATCGTCTACGCCATCGAGCAGCCGGCCGATGTCGACGTCAACGAGCTGATCATCCGGCCGACCAAGCAGCCGCTCTAA
- a CDS encoding TetR/AcrR family transcriptional regulator → MKTQATRDKLIQIGAELIAEQGFNATGINAVLSRAGVPKGSFYHYFSSKEDFGLAVIDAFAEEYDERLAAILQAPDQPPLARLRRYFDVGRADMHSCDHARGCLIGNLGQELSSRSEAFRARLDQVFRQWERHLVACLEEARAEGEIVETLDVERLAVFILAGWQGAMLRAKTTKSQAPMEAFEQVLFLEVLGRESVPAPSAANAAAEAP, encoded by the coding sequence ATGAAGACGCAAGCCACCCGTGACAAGCTGATCCAGATCGGCGCCGAGCTGATCGCCGAGCAGGGCTTCAACGCCACCGGCATCAACGCGGTGCTGAGCCGAGCGGGGGTCCCCAAGGGCTCCTTCTATCACTACTTCTCGAGCAAGGAAGATTTCGGCCTGGCCGTGATCGACGCCTTCGCCGAGGAGTATGATGAGCGCCTGGCGGCGATCCTCCAGGCGCCGGACCAGCCGCCCCTGGCACGCCTGCGACGCTACTTCGATGTCGGCCGAGCCGACATGCATTCCTGTGACCATGCGCGAGGCTGCCTGATCGGTAACCTCGGCCAGGAGCTCTCCTCGCGCAGCGAGGCGTTTCGCGCTCGGCTCGACCAGGTCTTCCGCCAGTGGGAACGCCACTTGGTGGCCTGCCTCGAGGAGGCCAGGGCCGAAGGCGAGATCGTCGAGACGCTCGACGTCGAGCGCCTGGCCGTCTTCATCCTGGCCGGCTGGCAGGGTGCCATGCTGCGCGCCAAGACCACCAAGTCCCAGGCGCCCATGGAGGCCTTCGAGCAGGTGCTGTTCCTCGAGGTGCTGGGGCGCGAGTCGGTCCCGGCACCGTCGGCGGCCAACGCAGCCGCCGAGGCGCCCTAG
- a CDS encoding nicotinamidase gives MSLIEPYGPRDALLVVDLQNDFCEGGALAVNGGAALVPGINAEIAAARKAEALVVASRDWHPVDHVSFAHRGGPWPVHCVQDTDGAAFHPDLALPADAVRVSKATAFDADAYSAFDGTGLAGYLRDKGIERVIVCGLALDVCVRATALDARREGFAVRLLEALCAAVDPAAEQEVRQALIEAGVEVRP, from the coding sequence ATGAGCCTGATCGAGCCCTACGGGCCCCGCGACGCGCTGCTCGTCGTGGACCTGCAGAACGACTTCTGCGAGGGCGGCGCCCTGGCGGTGAACGGCGGCGCGGCGCTGGTGCCGGGCATCAATGCCGAGATCGCGGCGGCCCGGAAGGCGGAGGCGCTGGTCGTCGCCTCCCGGGACTGGCACCCCGTCGATCATGTGAGCTTCGCGCATCGCGGCGGCCCCTGGCCGGTGCACTGCGTCCAGGACACCGACGGGGCGGCCTTCCACCCCGACCTCGCGCTGCCCGCCGACGCGGTGCGGGTCAGCAAGGCCACGGCCTTCGATGCCGACGCCTACTCCGCCTTCGACGGCACGGGCCTCGCCGGCTACCTGCGCGACAAGGGCATCGAGCGGGTGATCGTCTGCGGCCTGGCGCTGGACGTCTGCGTCCGGGCCACGGCCCTGGATGCCCGCCGTGAGGGCTTCGCGGTGCGCCTGCTCGAGGCCCTCTGCGCCGCGGTCGACCCCGCCGCCGAACAGGAGGTGCGCCAGGCGCTGATCGAGGCCGGCGTCGAGGTGCGCCCATGA
- a CDS encoding glyoxylate/hydroxypyruvate reductase A has protein sequence MRVLVHIDDAEQWRQALADRLPEAEVITSAAPAEQRRGADYLAVWKPSAELLREPVALKGIVNLGAGVDALLNNPALPREVPIVKLRDAGMSELIGDYVRYGLLHFQRDFDRYRRQQAHHQWREHAVIDKADWPVGVLGLGAIGARVAAMVAADGFPVHGWSRSPKTLPGIHCHHGDEGLAALLERVRSLVLLLPDTPATRHIIDAEALARLPEGASLINPGRGTLIDEAALLDALGEDSAAAEGEGRLRGALLDAFPEEPLPEASPLWSHPRVMITPHMAGPTPLGEALDQVAEALRALEAGAPIDTVDPGAGY, from the coding sequence ATGCGAGTGCTGGTCCATATCGACGACGCCGAGCAGTGGCGCCAGGCCCTGGCCGACCGGCTGCCCGAGGCCGAGGTGATCACCAGTGCGGCGCCGGCCGAGCAGCGACGCGGCGCGGACTACCTCGCCGTCTGGAAGCCCTCCGCCGAGCTGCTGCGCGAGCCGGTGGCGCTCAAGGGCATCGTCAACCTCGGCGCCGGGGTCGATGCGCTGCTCAACAACCCCGCCCTGCCCCGGGAGGTGCCCATCGTCAAGCTGCGCGATGCCGGCATGTCCGAGCTGATCGGCGACTACGTGCGCTACGGCCTGCTGCACTTCCAGCGCGACTTCGACCGTTATCGCCGCCAGCAGGCGCACCACCAGTGGCGGGAGCACGCGGTGATCGACAAGGCCGACTGGCCGGTGGGCGTGCTGGGGCTGGGCGCCATCGGCGCCAGGGTGGCGGCCATGGTGGCCGCCGACGGCTTTCCGGTGCATGGCTGGAGCCGCTCGCCCAAGACGCTGCCCGGCATCCACTGCCACCACGGCGACGAAGGGCTCGCGGCCCTGCTCGAGCGGGTCAGGAGCCTGGTGCTGCTGCTTCCCGACACCCCGGCGACGCGACACATCATCGATGCCGAGGCCCTGGCGCGCCTCCCCGAGGGGGCGAGCCTGATCAACCCGGGCCGCGGCACCCTGATCGACGAGGCGGCGCTGCTCGATGCCCTGGGGGAAGACAGCGCCGCGGCGGAGGGCGAGGGCCGGCTGCGCGGCGCGCTGCTCGACGCCTTCCCCGAGGAGCCGCTGCCCGAGGCGAGCCCGCTCTGGTCCCACCCGCGGGTCATGATCACCCCCCACATGGCCGGGCCCACGCCCCTCGGCGAGGCCCTCGACCAGGTGGCCGAGGCGCTGCGCGCCCTGGAGGCCGGCGCCCCCATCGACACCGTCGATCCCGGGGCCGGCTACTGA
- the doeB gene encoding N(2)-acetyl-L-2,4-diaminobutanoate deacetylase DoeB yields MTKRPSPISATVDFDADGVQHGFLKLPISNDESAWGAVMIPITVVKNGEGPTALLTGGNHGDEYEGITALMKLSSSLEAADVSGRVIIVPMMNTPAVTAGKRTSGLDGGNLNRSFPGDPDGSVTEKIADYFTRVMVPMSDVVLDLHSGGRTLDIIPFGASHVLENADQQRRALEGAKAFGAPYAMMMFELDAEALFDTAVERQGKIFVATELGGGGTSTPESLAITERGVRNVLIHYGLIEGRVEMPAEPQVYLDMPDASCYVQSEHSGLLELTLALGEPVEKGQVIARVYDMTRSGTPPVEYRAERDGLLMARRFPAQVNMGDTIAVIAEVVESLA; encoded by the coding sequence ATGACCAAGCGTCCCAGCCCGATTTCCGCCACCGTCGACTTCGACGCCGACGGCGTGCAGCACGGCTTCCTGAAGCTGCCGATCTCCAACGACGAGTCGGCCTGGGGAGCGGTGATGATCCCGATCACCGTGGTCAAGAACGGCGAGGGCCCCACGGCGCTGCTGACCGGCGGCAACCATGGTGACGAGTACGAGGGCATCACCGCGCTGATGAAGCTCTCAAGCTCCCTCGAGGCGGCCGACGTCAGCGGCCGGGTGATCATCGTGCCGATGATGAACACCCCGGCGGTGACGGCCGGCAAGCGCACCTCCGGGCTCGACGGCGGCAACCTCAACCGCAGCTTCCCCGGCGACCCGGACGGCAGCGTGACCGAGAAGATCGCCGACTACTTCACCCGGGTCATGGTGCCGATGAGCGACGTGGTGCTTGATCTGCACTCCGGCGGGCGCACCCTGGACATCATCCCCTTCGGCGCCTCCCACGTGCTGGAGAATGCCGACCAGCAGCGCCGGGCGCTGGAGGGCGCCAAGGCCTTCGGCGCGCCCTACGCCATGATGATGTTCGAGCTCGACGCCGAGGCGCTGTTCGATACCGCCGTGGAGCGCCAGGGCAAGATCTTCGTCGCCACCGAGCTCGGCGGCGGCGGCACCTCGACGCCGGAGAGCCTGGCCATCACCGAGCGCGGCGTGCGCAACGTCCTGATCCACTACGGGCTGATCGAGGGCCGGGTGGAGATGCCGGCCGAGCCCCAGGTCTACCTCGACATGCCCGATGCCAGCTGCTACGTGCAGAGCGAGCACTCCGGCCTCCTGGAGCTGACCCTGGCGCTGGGCGAGCCGGTGGAGAAGGGGCAGGTGATCGCCCGGGTCTACGACATGACGCGCAGCGGCACACCGCCGGTAGAGTATCGCGCCGAGCGCGACGGGCTGCTGATGGCGCGGCGTTTCCCGGCGCAGGTCAACATGGGCGATACCATCGCGGTGATCGCCGAGGTGGTCGAGTCGCTGGCATGA
- the doeA gene encoding ectoine hydrolase DoeA (DoeA (degradation of ectoine A) is also called EutD (ectoine utilization D).): MIQVSLPFTREEYATRLWKVRAEMASRGIDVLIVSDPSNMAWLTGYDGWSFYVHQCVLVGLEGEPVWYGRRMDANGALRTCWIDPDNITYYPDHYVQNPDMHPMDYLAQTILPDRGWHEGVVGMEMDNYYFSAKAYQSLLRELPHARFMDANSLVNWCRAIKSPQEIEYMRVAAKIVEGMHTRILEVIEPGLPKSQLVSEIYRVAIEGWRDDQGRIYGGDYPAIVPMLPTGSDAAAPHLTWDDTPFREGEGTFFEIAGVFKRYHAPMSRTVFLGRPPQEFVRAESALLEGIENGLAVAKPGNRTADIAMALGSAMDKYGFDRGGARCGYPIGISYPPDWGERTMSLRPSDETILQPGMTFHFMPGLWEDDWGLEITESILITETGCETLADFPRQLFVR; the protein is encoded by the coding sequence ATGATTCAGGTTTCCCTGCCCTTCACTCGTGAAGAATACGCGACCCGCCTGTGGAAGGTGCGCGCCGAGATGGCCAGCCGCGGTATCGACGTGCTGATCGTCAGCGATCCCTCCAACATGGCCTGGTTGACCGGCTATGACGGCTGGTCCTTCTATGTCCACCAGTGCGTGCTGGTCGGCCTGGAGGGGGAGCCGGTGTGGTACGGCCGGCGAATGGATGCCAACGGGGCCCTGCGCACCTGCTGGATCGACCCGGACAACATCACCTACTACCCGGATCACTATGTCCAGAATCCGGACATGCACCCCATGGACTACCTCGCCCAGACCATCCTGCCCGACCGCGGCTGGCACGAGGGCGTGGTCGGCATGGAGATGGACAACTACTACTTCTCGGCCAAGGCCTACCAGAGCCTGCTGCGCGAGCTGCCCCACGCCCGCTTCATGGACGCCAACTCGCTGGTCAACTGGTGCCGGGCGATCAAGTCCCCCCAGGAGATCGAGTACATGCGGGTGGCGGCGAAGATCGTCGAGGGCATGCATACCCGCATCCTCGAGGTGATCGAGCCGGGCCTGCCCAAGAGCCAGCTGGTCTCGGAGATCTACCGGGTGGCCATCGAGGGCTGGCGCGACGACCAGGGCAGGATCTATGGCGGCGACTATCCCGCCATCGTGCCGATGCTGCCCACCGGCTCCGACGCCGCCGCCCCGCACCTGACCTGGGACGACACCCCGTTCCGCGAGGGCGAGGGGACCTTCTTCGAGATCGCCGGCGTCTTCAAGCGCTACCACGCCCCGATGTCGCGGACCGTCTTCCTGGGCAGGCCGCCCCAGGAGTTCGTGCGCGCCGAGTCGGCGCTGCTCGAAGGCATCGAGAACGGCCTGGCGGTGGCCAAGCCGGGCAATCGCACCGCGGACATCGCCATGGCGCTGGGCTCGGCCATGGACAAGTACGGCTTCGACCGCGGCGGCGCCCGCTGTGGCTACCCCATCGGCATCAGCTACCCGCCGGACTGGGGCGAGCGCACCATGAGCCTGCGCCCCTCGGACGAGACCATCCTGCAGCCGGGCATGACCTTCCACTTCATGCCGGGCCTGTGGGAGGACGACTGGGGCCTGGAGATCACCGAGAGCATCCTGATCACCGAGACCGGCTGCGAGACTCTGGCCGACTTCCCGCGCCAGTTATTCGTACGCTGA